A genomic segment from Spirochaetota bacterium encodes:
- a CDS encoding DUF6873 family GME fold protein produces the protein MIAIINPDTPQAVITGLLSNGFSPVTIPLCPYVERPIAGHPDIQLCIIGKNIIYEPRIEMTFLQVLSHLPYTLISGKSYLQANYPYDCAYNCAYTGSIAFHNSKVTDSSIKEILTQCSDPLIHVNQGYTKCSTCIVDSNAIITSDISIHTATVKNGIDSLLIQPGYIELPGYRYGFIGGASGTCSDTIYFTGHLNHHPNCIEIVNFIAKHNKNIAFLSDLPAIDIGSIFFIDT, from the coding sequence ATGATTGCTATTATCAATCCTGACACACCTCAGGCTGTTATAACGGGATTACTAAGTAATGGATTTTCACCGGTGACAATTCCACTATGCCCGTACGTTGAACGGCCTATTGCAGGACATCCCGATATCCAGCTGTGTATCATAGGCAAGAATATCATTTATGAGCCGCGCATAGAAATGACTTTTTTACAGGTACTATCGCACTTACCATATACGTTAATATCGGGTAAAAGCTACCTGCAGGCAAACTACCCTTATGACTGTGCATATAACTGCGCATATACAGGAAGTATTGCTTTTCATAATTCAAAAGTAACCGATAGTTCCATAAAAGAGATTCTAACCCAATGCTCTGACCCCCTCATTCACGTAAATCAGGGATACACCAAATGCTCAACCTGTATTGTTGACTCAAATGCTATTATTACCTCCGATATTTCTATTCACACTGCTACCGTAAAAAATGGCATTGATTCACTGCTCATACAACCAGGATATATTGAACTTCCTGGCTACCGATACGGTTTTATTGGTGGTGCAAGTGGTACGTGCTCTGACACCATTTACTTCACAGGGCATTTAAACCATCATCCTAATTGCATTGAAATAGTGAATTTCATTGCAAAACACAATAAAAATATTGCCTTTTTATCAGATCTCCCCGCAATTGACATTGGCTCTATCTTTTTTATTGACACGTAA
- a CDS encoding L-threonylcarbamoyladenylate synthase, translating to MIVLINENNPQKRFIKKAKEILEEGGIIIFPTDTVYAYGCDINDKRAIERLYHIKRIPKNKPLSFIFSDISEISQYVRNVSDQAFKIMKKAFPGPYTFIFQASKLVPKIAITNQKTIGVRIPDNNIALELVQALGHPIMTASVSTKEGDYVIDPVDLDKEYRNAVDMILSCGPKATDPSTVVDFSGGDIKIVRKGKGELFFIEEE from the coding sequence ATGATAGTACTCATTAATGAAAATAATCCCCAGAAGCGCTTTATCAAGAAAGCAAAAGAGATTCTTGAGGAAGGGGGTATTATCATTTTCCCTACTGATACTGTGTATGCCTATGGGTGTGATATCAACGATAAACGAGCAATTGAACGGTTATATCATATAAAGCGAATCCCCAAAAATAAACCGCTCAGTTTTATATTTTCAGACATTTCAGAGATTTCTCAGTATGTACGCAATGTTTCAGATCAAGCTTTTAAAATTATGAAAAAAGCTTTTCCAGGACCCTATACGTTTATTTTTCAGGCTTCAAAGTTAGTACCAAAGATTGCCATAACCAACCAAAAGACAATAGGGGTAAGAATTCCAGATAATAATATTGCGCTTGAACTGGTGCAGGCGTTAGGCCATCCAATAATGACAGCTAGTGTCAGCACCAAAGAAGGTGATTATGTCATTGATCCAGTTGATTTAGACAAAGAATATCGCAATGCGGTAGATATGATATTAAGTTGTGGGCCAAAGGCAACTGATCCATCAACTGTTGTTGACTTTTCTGGTGGAGATATAAAGATTGTCCGCAAAGGCAAAGGTGAACTATTTTTTATTGAGGAGGAGTAA
- a CDS encoding HD domain-containing protein codes for MQVLFSYAIVTGDIPMIPKGLIEKLFQAASIQRWNDHVRPTEFTEIDKQAHKMIIAYTIAKFQEEENPGCVNWIHLIEGGIVELLHRVIVTDIKPPIFHKIMKEKGKELNEWVFAQLDDDISPVKGNFKETFLRYFQDTQFAPFEKKILHAAHYLATNWEFQIIYQSNKFLYDIEKTKNEIESQIEYHIDLTGVQKILLHRNIAGFINLCGQLRFQQRWAQTPRIPKTSVLGHMLIVALLSYFCSRELGACAKRIYNNFFASLFHDLPEVLTRDIVSPVKRSVKGLEELIKEYEIIEANNRIFPLIPEKWHSEMRYYIFDEFENKVWHNDSVIMGISPEELNTQYNDDRFNPLDGQILKACDDFAAFLEASFSIKYGIKPEALESAKRNIYHKYRQKHLTIGDMDFIMLFDYFN; via the coding sequence ATGCAAGTTTTATTTTCATATGCGATAGTTACCGGAGATATACCCATGATACCAAAAGGCTTAATTGAAAAATTGTTTCAGGCAGCAAGCATTCAGCGATGGAATGACCACGTGCGCCCCACCGAATTTACCGAAATTGACAAACAGGCACACAAGATGATCATTGCCTATACAATAGCAAAATTTCAGGAAGAAGAAAATCCCGGATGCGTAAACTGGATACACCTCATTGAAGGTGGGATTGTTGAACTTTTGCACCGGGTGATAGTAACTGACATTAAACCGCCCATTTTTCATAAGATAATGAAAGAAAAAGGCAAAGAACTCAACGAATGGGTTTTTGCACAACTTGACGATGATATTAGCCCTGTGAAAGGAAATTTTAAAGAAACATTTTTACGGTATTTTCAGGATACACAATTTGCACCATTTGAAAAAAAAATATTACATGCAGCGCATTACTTAGCTACTAACTGGGAATTTCAGATCATTTACCAGAGTAATAAATTTTTATACGACATAGAAAAAACAAAAAATGAGATAGAAAGTCAGATTGAATATCATATTGATTTAACTGGCGTACAGAAGATACTTTTGCACCGCAATATTGCCGGGTTTATAAATTTATGCGGACAGTTGCGGTTTCAGCAGCGATGGGCACAAACGCCGCGAATACCAAAAACATCAGTTCTTGGGCACATGCTCATAGTTGCACTGCTTTCATACTTTTGCTCCCGGGAATTGGGTGCGTGCGCAAAACGCATATATAATAATTTTTTTGCTTCACTTTTTCACGACCTGCCAGAAGTGCTTACCCGTGATATTGTTTCACCGGTTAAACGTTCGGTAAAAGGTCTTGAAGAACTCATCAAAGAATACGAAATCATTGAAGCCAATAATCGTATTTTCCCACTCATACCTGAAAAGTGGCATTCCGAAATGCGCTATTATATTTTTGATGAATTTGAAAATAAGGTATGGCACAATGATTCTGTAATAATGGGAATATCCCCTGAAGAATTGAATACGCAGTATAATGATGACAGGTTCAATCCCCTGGATGGGCAGATTCTCAAAGCCTGTGATGATTTTGCTGCCTTTCTTGAAGCTTCATTTTCCATAAAATATGGTATAAAACCCGAGGCGCTTGAATCAGCAAAACGAAATATCTACCACAAGTACAGACAAAAGCACCTGACCATTGGCGATATGGATTTTATTATGCTATTTGATTATTTTAATTAA
- a CDS encoding radical SAM protein, which translates to MNKLYCILDCYVDEPACFGVPPFVSPYPRYVYGALIDAGIYDDEIVYLTIDSLRTAEYRLPHNFDYVFLIGGAIVPGKYLGFKIGTVSEITKIIAINNRQKFAIGGMIAHLVKDFPNTTLVTGDIEQFAYTVATGNSPVTDNYRTYTNLARWAIYGSKLVKLHPQFPNLICEIETYRGCPRRNHCSFCAEGLLQSVDFRDEEDILHEIDALIAQGIFRFRIGRQADIIAYKSYLKDFVHGFPRPNPAAVINLFTELQKRTNEGHISMLTIDNANPGTIFYFPKESQAIIDCIAHTVTPGDTMPLGVESFDPAVLQKNNLKLHKDQVIQVVQLINDVGGKTVNGIHRLLPGINLIHGLIGETADTFKINYESLMEILNKGLLLKRINIRSLFPFPGTIAAQKQTHNTMIENRYRFYREKIRSEIDHTMITRLFPIGTVLYHMHVMSCVHGYSYAKEIRSYAITAKIPVVLPLFNFVDCIVVGHQERSLLCLPYPIQMNTLPQKALEAIPGIGKKGATTIIVHRPFASINDVKPYLEHVPEIIVQAIAKGF; encoded by the coding sequence ATGAATAAACTATACTGCATTCTTGATTGCTATGTGGACGAACCGGCATGTTTTGGTGTACCGCCGTTTGTTTCGCCCTACCCGCGCTATGTGTATGGTGCACTTATTGATGCCGGCATATACGATGATGAAATTGTGTATCTTACTATTGATTCACTGCGCACGGCCGAATACAGATTACCACACAATTTTGATTATGTTTTTTTAATTGGCGGGGCGATAGTTCCTGGTAAATACCTTGGCTTTAAAATAGGAACTGTTTCTGAAATAACAAAAATTATTGCCATAAACAATAGGCAAAAATTTGCCATTGGTGGTATGATAGCTCATTTAGTTAAAGACTTCCCCAATACAACACTGGTAACTGGTGATATTGAACAGTTTGCGTATACAGTTGCCACAGGCAATAGTCCTGTTACCGATAACTATCGCACCTATACAAACCTTGCACGCTGGGCGATTTACGGCAGTAAGCTGGTCAAGCTTCATCCACAATTCCCCAACCTCATCTGTGAGATAGAAACGTACAGAGGATGCCCACGCCGCAATCACTGCTCATTTTGTGCTGAAGGGTTACTGCAATCTGTTGATTTCAGAGATGAAGAAGACATCTTACATGAAATAGATGCACTTATTGCTCAAGGGATTTTTAGATTCAGAATTGGCAGGCAGGCTGATATTATTGCATATAAATCATACCTTAAAGACTTTGTTCACGGTTTCCCGCGGCCAAATCCTGCTGCAGTTATTAACCTTTTTACTGAATTGCAAAAGCGCACAAATGAAGGGCATATCAGTATGCTTACCATTGACAACGCTAATCCAGGTACCATCTTTTATTTTCCAAAAGAATCGCAGGCCATTATTGATTGCATTGCTCATACAGTAACACCGGGCGATACAATGCCATTAGGCGTTGAATCATTTGATCCTGCAGTCCTTCAAAAGAATAACCTTAAATTGCACAAAGACCAGGTTATACAGGTTGTTCAATTAATAAACGATGTAGGTGGTAAAACTGTTAATGGTATACACAGGCTTTTGCCAGGCATCAATCTTATTCATGGGCTTATTGGTGAAACTGCTGATACATTTAAAATCAACTATGAGTCGCTTATGGAAATCCTTAATAAAGGACTGCTTTTAAAAAGGATTAATATACGCAGTTTGTTTCCTTTTCCGGGAACTATCGCCGCACAAAAACAAACACATAATACAATGATTGAAAATCGTTACCGTTTTTACCGTGAAAAAATTCGAAGCGAAATTGACCATACCATGATTACACGGCTATTCCCCATTGGTACTGTCTTGTATCATATGCATGTGATGTCATGTGTGCATGGATACTCGTACGCAAAAGAAATTAGAAGTTATGCAATCACTGCAAAAATTCCTGTAGTATTACCGCTTTTTAATTTTGTTGATTGCATCGTTGTTGGCCATCAGGAACGATCACTTCTGTGCCTTCCATATCCAATACAGATGAACACATTGCCACAAAAAGCTTTAGAAGCTATACCAGGCATTGGGAAGAAAGGTGCAACAACAATTATTGTACATCGCCCCTTTGCAAGCATAAATGATGTAAAGCCGTATTTAGAACACGTTCCTGAAATTATTGTGCAGGCAATTGCGAAAGGATTTTAA
- a CDS encoding YkvA family protein, with protein sequence MKRKFKNIFFNFRDTIGALLVAIKHPEVSLWSKIIIVLAIAYALSPVDIIPDFIPFVGYLDDAVILPFLFFIAIQSIPQPVYEECKLQAHSAFKKSLGFILLGIVLVFLLWACIGFFMYAIVVGIIRLCKL encoded by the coding sequence ATGAAAAGAAAATTTAAAAACATATTCTTCAATTTCCGTGACACTATTGGCGCATTGCTGGTTGCTATCAAACATCCAGAAGTATCCCTATGGTCAAAAATCATCATTGTACTGGCAATAGCATATGCTCTGTCCCCGGTTGATATTATTCCCGATTTTATCCCCTTTGTAGGATATTTAGATGATGCAGTAATTCTGCCTTTTTTATTTTTTATAGCAATACAATCTATTCCACAACCAGTGTATGAAGAATGTAAGTTGCAGGCGCATTCAGCATTTAAAAAGTCACTGGGATTTATATTGCTGGGAATAGTGCTTGTTTTTCTTTTATGGGCATGCATAGGTTTTTTTATGTATGCGATAGTTGTCGGAATTATCAGGCTTTGCAAACTATGA
- a CDS encoding aldehyde ferredoxin oxidoreductase family protein, with protein MSGYMGQYVIINLSTGKSTVKKLDDSFYKKYLAGYGMGVAIVSQLQKPKINPLSPESVLGFCSGLLTGTGAYFAGRFMVVGKSPLTGGWGDSNCGGFFSVEIKRAGFDAIFVTGKAKKPVYIVINDGKIQIKDAKKLWGKDTIETEELIRKELKDEKIQIACIGPAAEKLSLIAGIVTDGGRIAARSGLGAVMGSKKLKAIAIKGTKKIPIAKPDVLKEINKKFIASFKSTSPIDKATVNMMNFLSQIIARTRVSVPTQPSTVREIFKRYGTSGTTVYSAFTGDTPIKNWAGVGYLDFPGVQKISDESVVAHQKKRYACQSCPLGCGGIVDIKAGRYKGTEGHKPEYETLGSFGAMLLLDDLDTIMEINELCNRAGIDTISTGTAVAFAIECYEHGILTKKDTGGLELGWGKAKEILSLTEMIINRKGIGNILADGVMRAAKKIGKGSEAYAIHAGGQELPMHDSRLDDGFAITYSSEATPGRHTIASNLYNHLYRTKKQFPKVKKMLKTANSSTAKRLTLTAASMYFANLFNGCGMCQFGFLSGSIPLVDYINAVTGWDLPADEYLTTGERILNMRKAFNVREGLYVKDTIIPDRAQGKPPLQEGPLKGVTVPINEILNEFFTITGWEPKTGGPTDTKLKELGIDDLFISKKSK; from the coding sequence ATGAGCGGTTACATGGGCCAATACGTTATTATTAATTTATCCACTGGGAAATCCACCGTTAAAAAGCTTGATGACAGTTTCTATAAAAAATACCTGGCAGGATATGGTATGGGTGTTGCAATTGTGAGCCAATTACAGAAGCCAAAAATAAATCCACTGTCACCGGAAAGTGTACTTGGCTTTTGTTCGGGGTTATTGACAGGTACTGGAGCATATTTTGCAGGGCGGTTTATGGTGGTGGGTAAATCGCCGTTAACGGGAGGCTGGGGCGATAGTAACTGTGGAGGATTCTTTTCGGTAGAAATCAAGCGGGCTGGATTTGATGCAATATTTGTTACCGGTAAAGCCAAAAAGCCGGTGTACATAGTTATTAATGATGGCAAAATTCAGATTAAGGATGCAAAAAAACTATGGGGCAAAGATACTATTGAAACAGAAGAGCTTATCAGGAAAGAATTAAAAGATGAAAAGATTCAGATTGCCTGCATTGGGCCTGCTGCAGAGAAACTATCGCTTATAGCAGGTATTGTAACCGATGGTGGAAGAATTGCTGCACGCAGCGGGTTGGGAGCGGTCATGGGGAGCAAGAAGTTAAAAGCTATTGCCATAAAAGGAACAAAGAAAATACCAATTGCAAAACCTGATGTCCTAAAAGAAATAAATAAAAAATTTATAGCAAGTTTTAAATCAACGAGCCCTATTGATAAAGCCACAGTTAATATGATGAATTTTTTAAGCCAGATTATAGCGCGAACCAGGGTGTCAGTTCCAACACAGCCTTCAACAGTACGTGAAATATTCAAACGGTATGGTACCAGTGGAACAACAGTGTACTCTGCATTTACCGGTGATACACCAATCAAAAACTGGGCTGGTGTTGGATATTTAGATTTTCCAGGTGTCCAAAAAATTTCAGATGAAAGTGTGGTGGCACATCAAAAGAAGCGATATGCATGCCAGTCATGTCCGCTGGGATGTGGTGGCATTGTCGACATAAAAGCAGGAAGATATAAGGGTACAGAAGGGCACAAACCAGAATATGAAACTCTGGGATCTTTTGGTGCCATGCTACTTCTTGATGATTTAGATACCATAATGGAAATAAATGAATTGTGCAACAGAGCTGGTATTGATACTATATCTACAGGCACCGCAGTTGCATTCGCTATTGAATGTTATGAACATGGGATATTAACAAAGAAAGACACTGGCGGATTAGAGTTAGGCTGGGGCAAGGCTAAAGAAATACTTTCTTTGACGGAAATGATAATTAACCGAAAAGGGATTGGCAACATACTGGCTGATGGAGTGATGCGTGCTGCAAAGAAGATTGGGAAGGGATCAGAAGCTTATGCCATTCATGCTGGAGGTCAGGAGCTTCCCATGCATGATAGCCGGCTGGACGATGGATTTGCCATTACGTATTCTTCTGAAGCAACACCAGGGCGCCATACTATTGCTTCAAATTTATATAATCATCTGTACAGGACTAAAAAGCAATTCCCTAAAGTTAAGAAAATGCTGAAAACTGCAAACAGTAGCACCGCAAAGCGCTTAACACTCACAGCTGCGTCAATGTATTTTGCTAATCTATTTAATGGTTGTGGTATGTGCCAGTTTGGTTTTTTAAGTGGTTCAATACCACTTGTTGATTATATTAATGCTGTTACTGGATGGGATTTGCCTGCCGATGAGTATTTAACTACTGGTGAACGAATCCTTAATATGCGTAAAGCTTTCAATGTACGGGAGGGGTTATATGTTAAGGACACAATCATCCCTGATCGTGCACAGGGCAAGCCACCACTACAGGAAGGTCCATTAAAAGGGGTTACTGTTCCCATTAATGAAATACTAAATGAATTTTTTACTATAACCGGATGGGAACCTAAAACAGGTGGCCCAACTGATACTAAACTAAAAGAATTGGGTATTGATGATTTATTTATAAGTAAAAAAAGCAAATAA
- the istA gene encoding IS21 family transposase — protein MGYKVITKEKIYEVFRRWHSGQTINHISQAEGLDRKTIRDYLQHFKNYGYTQQEPLPNRHELYAFIQTILPHRERRKTQSEKLESYIHEIKALILDTKEPVLPKTAYEIIVERYTLDISYTTFKRFIRDNKIKRKPKESSLNIELPPGREIQIDYGKVGLLYDTVTGKNKVIYAYCGILSYSRLPYIEFTFTQNQQSFIQSTVNMFEFYGGTPDFISIDNLKSGVIKPDLYDPTLNHAFSEMAEHYDVFIDPCRVATPTDKGKVERMVSPARELFRKLKKLNPSANIHELNKLSRQWCREEYGMREHGTTHQLPMVVFEDYERGALKPLPSERFTIPVWKKATVHPDQFFSYDKKIYSLPPEYAGKEVWIRQTGPVLQVFHKHILIREYIITNQFRNFKPEDFPETVREIMDGSYPKYLMKQAAQYGEIPERFIESVLKPHAYLNARRAQGMLRIMEQYHTKPFFLDVCHKAIARRVKIPKTFKQMLNHEDDQFTVDSIIPMSDEGSSMVRDIQDIIH, from the coding sequence ATGGGGTACAAGGTGATAACAAAAGAGAAGATATATGAAGTTTTTCGACGCTGGCACAGCGGGCAGACGATAAACCATATCAGTCAGGCAGAGGGTTTAGACAGGAAGACAATTCGAGATTATCTGCAGCATTTTAAAAATTATGGTTATACTCAACAAGAGCCTCTTCCAAACAGACACGAGCTCTATGCATTCATACAAACAATACTGCCACATCGAGAGAGGAGGAAAACACAGTCGGAAAAACTTGAGTCATATATTCATGAGATCAAGGCGCTGATTCTCGATACCAAAGAGCCAGTACTTCCAAAGACTGCCTATGAGATCATAGTTGAACGGTATACTCTTGATATCAGTTATACGACATTTAAAAGATTTATACGGGACAATAAGATAAAAAGAAAACCAAAGGAATCATCTTTAAATATAGAACTTCCTCCTGGCAGAGAAATACAGATAGATTATGGGAAGGTTGGCCTTCTGTATGATACAGTGACAGGGAAGAATAAGGTGATATATGCGTACTGTGGCATACTGAGTTATAGCCGACTTCCCTATATTGAATTTACTTTTACTCAGAACCAACAGTCTTTTATTCAAAGTACGGTAAACATGTTTGAGTTCTATGGAGGCACTCCTGATTTTATTTCCATAGATAATCTCAAATCTGGTGTTATAAAACCAGACCTGTATGACCCCACATTAAATCACGCATTCAGTGAGATGGCGGAACACTATGATGTATTCATAGATCCATGCAGAGTTGCCACGCCTACCGATAAAGGCAAAGTAGAGCGGATGGTTTCACCAGCAAGAGAATTATTTCGAAAACTTAAAAAGCTTAATCCTTCTGCAAATATTCACGAACTCAATAAACTGAGCAGACAGTGGTGCAGAGAAGAATATGGGATGAGAGAACATGGTACAACTCATCAGCTTCCGATGGTGGTTTTTGAAGACTATGAGAGAGGAGCACTGAAGCCGTTGCCTTCTGAAAGGTTTACTATCCCGGTGTGGAAGAAGGCAACAGTGCATCCTGATCAGTTTTTCAGCTATGACAAAAAAATATATTCATTACCACCGGAATATGCAGGAAAAGAGGTCTGGATACGCCAAACAGGGCCTGTTTTGCAGGTATTTCATAAACACATACTGATTCGTGAATATATAATCACCAACCAGTTTAGAAATTTTAAGCCAGAGGATTTTCCTGAAACAGTACGAGAGATAATGGATGGAAGTTACCCCAAATATCTCATGAAACAGGCTGCACAGTATGGTGAAATCCCGGAACGTTTTATCGAATCAGTATTAAAACCCCATGCCTATCTTAACGCCAGAAGAGCACAGGGCATGTTGCGCATAATGGAACAATACCACACAAAACCATTCTTTTTGGATGTATGCCACAAGGCAATTGCCCGGAGAGTAAAAATCCCAAAAACATTTAAACAGATGCTCAACCATGAAGATGATCAATTCACGGTGGATTCAATTATACCAATGTCCGATGAAGGGTCTTCCATGGTTCGAGATATACAAGACATTATTCACTAA
- a CDS encoding HD domain-containing protein, whose translation MTTCIKLLQQYDVLPNVLEHSLQVHKVACAIVDHLNGSVAINRDLVCAAALLHDITKSRALKTGEKHDITGKELLESLGYPEIADIVGQHVFLRDASPTSPLNEADIVYYADKRVMHHEIVTIDKRIDDLIKRYGTTPERCNKILENKDIILTIENKLKRHLIKPLEEIIASLQHE comes from the coding sequence ATGACAACGTGCATAAAGCTATTGCAACAGTATGACGTGTTGCCCAATGTGCTGGAACATTCATTGCAGGTACATAAAGTTGCCTGTGCCATCGTTGATCATCTCAATGGTAGTGTTGCTATCAACCGCGATTTAGTATGCGCTGCAGCACTGCTTCATGACATCACTAAATCCCGTGCATTGAAAACCGGTGAAAAGCATGACATTACGGGTAAAGAACTTTTAGAGTCATTGGGCTATCCTGAGATAGCCGATATTGTAGGGCAGCATGTATTTTTACGCGACGCTTCACCCACTTCACCACTCAATGAAGCAGATATTGTGTATTACGCAGACAAACGCGTTATGCACCATGAGATTGTTACCATTGACAAGCGCATAGATGACCTTATCAAACGCTATGGCACAACACCAGAACGCTGTAACAAAATTCTTGAAAACAAAGATATTATACTAACCATTGAAAATAAATTAAAACGACACCTAATAAAACCTCTGGAAGAGATTATAGCATCATTACAGCATGAATAA
- the istB gene encoding IS21-like element helper ATPase IstB, whose product MEQMHQLNEKLKKLRIPGMMNNLELRAKEARDNNLGFIEFFSLLVQDELLSRESNNFEKRIKAAGFGIQKTFEGYDYNFNSDIFPPKMVRDLATCRFIENKQNLVTAGPPGIGKTHIIKALGHEMCRRGYDVLFKKTNDLVHKLNDYSAKADRLLKKCITVDVLILDDFAFRKMDQKESEVLYTLVDERLGRSPILITSNRPPQDWYGCFPDPVIGGAILDRLVSGAIKIIVNRGDTYRKKNGISMNNIVDGKNEN is encoded by the coding sequence ATGGAACAGATGCATCAACTCAATGAAAAGCTGAAAAAGCTCAGGATTCCAGGCATGATGAATAACCTGGAGTTGCGGGCAAAGGAAGCCAGGGATAACAACCTTGGTTTTATTGAATTTTTTTCGTTGTTAGTACAGGATGAATTGCTCAGCAGGGAATCGAATAATTTCGAGAAGAGGATAAAGGCTGCTGGCTTTGGTATTCAAAAAACCTTTGAAGGTTATGATTACAATTTCAACAGCGATATCTTCCCCCCAAAGATGGTTAGAGACCTTGCCACCTGTAGATTCATTGAAAACAAACAAAATCTTGTAACAGCCGGTCCTCCAGGTATTGGCAAGACTCATATCATTAAGGCTCTTGGTCATGAAATGTGCAGAAGAGGATATGATGTGCTCTTCAAGAAGACCAATGATCTTGTTCATAAATTGAATGATTATTCCGCCAAAGCGGATAGACTCTTAAAAAAATGTATCACTGTTGACGTTCTGATACTTGATGATTTTGCGTTCAGGAAGATGGACCAAAAAGAATCAGAAGTATTATATACCCTAGTAGATGAGCGTCTTGGTAGATCGCCTATACTGATTACATCAAACAGACCTCCTCAAGATTGGTATGGCTGCTTTCCTGACCCTGTCATTGGTGGTGCTATACTGGACAGGCTGGTTTCTGGTGCTATTAAGATCATTGTTAACAGAGGCGATACATATCGCAAAAAGAATGGCATTTCCATGAATAATATTGTTGACGGGAAAAATGAAAACTAA
- a CDS encoding hydrogenase 3 maturation endopeptidase HyCI, translating to MAIQCKKLILGIGNHLRSDDAAGSVVARKLKLLGLEAIDAEFMPENYINVIRRHKPEKIIIVDSCNMALTPGSIRTIPIDKIHSGIVTTHNMPLSAVIQHLLEITANIMFIGIQPENIEIGDTISDVVNAAIEQVVTMISNENEDSILKL from the coding sequence ATGGCTATACAGTGTAAAAAACTCATACTGGGAATTGGAAACCATCTGCGAAGTGACGATGCTGCAGGAAGTGTCGTTGCCCGCAAGCTAAAACTATTAGGGCTTGAAGCAATAGATGCAGAGTTTATGCCCGAAAATTACATTAATGTTATACGTAGACATAAACCAGAGAAGATCATTATTGTGGACTCCTGCAATATGGCTCTGACCCCGGGATCTATACGTACTATCCCCATTGACAAAATTCACAGCGGTATAGTAACCACGCACAACATGCCGTTATCAGCCGTTATACAACATCTACTGGAAATAACTGCAAATATCATGTTTATTGGCATACAGCCTGAAAATATAGAAATAGGTGATACTATAAGTGATGTGGTTAATGCAGCTATAGAGCAGGTTGTTACAATGATCAGTAATGAGAATGAGGATAGTATATTAAAGCTTTGA